A window of Citrus sinensis cultivar Valencia sweet orange chromosome 7, DVS_A1.0, whole genome shotgun sequence contains these coding sequences:
- the LOC107175103 gene encoding uncharacterized protein LOC107175103, which yields MRMTEGSVNEHVLKMIDYIEQLEALNFSMDGELAIDLILQSLPDSFSQFIMNFNMNKMECSLAELLKMLNTAETCIKKPKDVMAIEGSSAKKGKKKKFQPKAKGGIKKGKANKPNDKGKCFHCGKDGHWKRNCKAYLNSLKVKPKENPSEGSVKK from the exons ATGAGAATGACTGAAGGATCGGTCAATGAGCATGTACTCAAAATGATTGACTACATAGAGCAGCTGGAAGCTCTTAATTTCTCAATGGATGGGGAATTAGCTATCGACCTTATCCTACAGTCCTTGCCAGACTCATTCTCTCAATTTATCATGAATTttaacatgaataaaatggAGTGCAGTCTTGCTGAACTGCTAAAGATGCTTAATACTGCTGAAACTTGCATAAAGAAGCCAAAAGATGTTATGGCTATAGAAGGGTCCTCAGCTAAAAagggtaaaaagaaaaagtttcaaCCTAAGGCTAAAGGTGGGATTAAGAAGGGGAAAGCTAATAAGCCCAATGACAAGGGAAAATGTTTCCATTGCGGTAAGGATGGGCATTGGAAGAGGAATTGCAAAGCTTACCTCAACAGCTTGAAAGTCAAGCCTAAAGAGAATCCTTCTGAAG GATCTGTAAAGAAGTAG
- the LOC127898846 gene encoding uncharacterized protein LOC127898846: protein MDAAIEKNSTRNLVELPKGQKTIGIEWEYKTKLKENGKVDKCKARLVAKGYKQEYNVDCKEGFAPITRHDTIRLVISIAAQNSWPILHLDVKLAFLHGNLEEQIFIDQAPGYVIHDEDAFEKIAGTTSSKEAWEKLETSYKGAEQIKKVRLQTLRGEFESLHMKVSESISDYFTRVVTVSNELKRNGEELKEVRIIEKILRSVDSKFDHIVVTIEETRDLEDMTIEQLQGRLQAYEEKQKKKQGIEEQLLKMEVNPKKREESSDNERRHYVRGRGRGRGRGRGHGRGWDFNNNNSNYAKGESSTRGRGRGNSRSRYDKSQVQCYNCQKFGHYASECIAPSTRIEERVNYAEEKNGEDGTLLLACNDTNGGQENTWYLDTGASNHMSGNRSIFVQLSEFVNGSVTFGDDSKVPVKGRGNILFRAKDGSHQIISNVYKATFLV from the exons ATGGATGCAGCCATTGAGAAAAACAGCACTCGAAATTTAGTGGAGCTTCCTAAAGGGCAAAAGACCATTGGGATTGAATGGGAGTACAAgacaaaactaaaagaaaatggcAAAGTTGACAAATGCAAAGCGCGGTTGGTAGCTAAAGGCTATAAACAAGAGTATAACGTTGATTGTAAGGAAGGTTTTGCTCCTATCACAAGGCATGATACAATCAGACTAGTTATATCAATAGCAGCACAAAATTCATGGCCTATCCTTCACTTGGATGTAAAGTTAGCATTTTTACATGGCAATTTGGAGGAGCAGATATTTATTGATCAAGCCCCTGGTTATGTCATTCATG ATGAAGATGCTTTTGAAAAGATTGCTGGTACAACCTCCTCAAAAGAAGCATGGGAGAAACTAGAGACCTCTTACAAAGGAGCGGAGCAAATTAAGAAGGTTCGTCTCCAAACATTACGAGGAGAATTTGAGTCCTTACACATGAAGGTGTCGGAGTCAATTTCTGACTACTTTACTCGAGTTGTGACCGTTTccaatgaattaaaaagaaatggcgAGGAGTTAAAAGAGGTAAGGATCATTGAAAAGATACTTCGATCAGTAGACTCGAAGTTTGATCATATTGTTGTGACAATTGAAGAAACAAGAGATCTGGAGGATATGACGATCGAGCAACTTCAAGGAAGGTTGCAAGCCtatgaagaaaaacaaaaaaagaagcaaggaATCGAAGAACAACTTCTCAAGATGGAAGTCAatccaaagaaaagagaagaaagctcCGACAATGAGAGAAGGCACTATGTCCGAGGTAGAGGTCGAGGACGAGGTAGAGGTCGTGGTCATGGACGAGGTTGGgatttcaacaacaacaactccAATTATGCCAAAGGAGAAAGCTCAACCAGAGGACGAGGCAGAGGCAATTCAAGATCGAGGTATGACAAATCCCAAGTACAGTGCTATAATTGTCAAAAGTTTGGGCATTATGCTTCAGAATGCATAGCTCCAAGCACCAGAATTGAAGAGAGAGTGAACTATGCTGAAGAGAAAAATGGTGAAGATGGCACACTTTTACTAGCATGCAATGACACAAATGGAGGTCAAGAAAATACATGGTATCTTGACACAGGTGCTAGCAATCATATGAGTGGAAACAGAAGCATATTCGTGCAACTAAGTGAATTTGTGAATGGCAGTGTCACTTTTGGAGATGATTCAAAAGTACCAGTGAAGGGTAGAGGTAACATTCTTTTTCGTGCAAAAGATGGTAGCCACCAAATAATTTCGAATGTTTACAAAGCAACATTCTTAGTTTAG